The following are encoded together in the Gemmatimonadaceae bacterium genome:
- the dxr gene encoding 1-deoxy-D-xylulose-5-phosphate reductoisomerase → MTRRGVAILGSTGSIGTTALRVLSRQPERFRVAALTAFENATLLREQVAAHRPSFVGIVRAGAAVGDDWRTGPACLTEAAVRDDVDIVLNAVVGSIGLDATLAALECGKRVALANKETLVMGGHLVEAARVRGGGEIVPVDSEHSAVLQCIAGRPGVEVRRVVLTASGGPFRTWSPDQLQRATLADALQHPTWRMGRKITVDSATLANKALEVIEAHYLFGLPYDRIDVVVHPQSIVHSFVEFVDGSVLAQLGVPSMELPVLYALTHPARVPDVGIAPFDPVAASPLTFEPVRVDDFPALRLGIAAGRAGGAAPAVFNAANEQAVAIFLDGRIGFTEIANAIGGALDALGAWPGDTRDALEAADAAARQFVRDRFGC, encoded by the coding sequence ATGACCAGAAGGGGCGTGGCCATTCTCGGGTCGACCGGATCGATCGGCACGACCGCGCTCCGGGTGTTGTCCCGCCAACCCGAGCGGTTTCGCGTGGCGGCGCTCACGGCGTTCGAGAACGCCACGCTGCTGCGCGAGCAGGTGGCGGCGCACCGGCCGTCGTTCGTGGGCATCGTGCGGGCTGGCGCCGCCGTGGGCGACGATTGGCGCACCGGCCCGGCGTGCCTCACCGAGGCCGCCGTGCGGGACGACGTGGACATCGTGCTCAACGCCGTGGTGGGCTCGATCGGCCTCGACGCGACGCTGGCGGCGCTCGAATGCGGCAAGCGGGTGGCGCTGGCCAACAAGGAGACGCTCGTCATGGGCGGGCACCTCGTGGAAGCGGCCCGCGTGCGCGGCGGCGGCGAAATCGTGCCCGTGGACAGCGAGCACAGCGCCGTGCTGCAGTGCATCGCCGGTCGGCCCGGCGTCGAGGTGCGCCGCGTCGTCCTCACGGCCTCGGGCGGCCCGTTCCGAACGTGGTCGCCGGACCAACTCCAGCGGGCGACGCTGGCCGACGCGCTCCAGCATCCCACCTGGCGGATGGGCCGCAAGATCACGGTGGACAGCGCCACGCTGGCCAACAAGGCGCTCGAAGTGATCGAGGCGCACTACCTGTTCGGACTGCCCTACGACCGCATCGACGTCGTCGTGCATCCGCAGAGCATCGTCCATTCGTTCGTGGAGTTCGTGGATGGGAGCGTGCTCGCGCAGCTGGGCGTGCCGAGCATGGAGCTGCCGGTGCTGTACGCGCTCACCCATCCGGCGCGGGTGCCCGACGTCGGCATCGCGCCATTCGACCCCGTGGCGGCGTCGCCGCTCACCTTCGAGCCCGTCCGCGTGGACGATTTCCCGGCCCTGCGTCTTGGCATCGCGGCGGGCCGGGCGGGCGGGGCCGCGCCGGCGGTGTTCAATGCCGCCAATGAGCAGGCGGTCGCCATATTCCTGGACGGACGTATCGGGTTCACCGAGATCGCGAACGCGATCGGCGGGGCCCTCGATGCGCTGGGCGCGTGGCCGGGCGACACCCGGGACGCGCTCGAAGCGGCCGACGCCGCGGCCCGTCAATTCGTGAGAGACCGTTTCGGATGCTAG
- the rseP gene encoding RIP metalloprotease RseP, whose product MLAILAPLLVFGLVIFVHELGHFLAAKAVGVYAPRFSIGFGPALWRRRRGETEYVLALLPLGGYVRMASRHDETAAFLEGGSEEQSGLKAGDPGYDPGAMIPFGPRPVPEHRWFESKPLPARLFILLAGVSMNAILALVVAIGLSLHFGRVVVPTRVVGAVRVPVEAPSLKALLPGDTILRVNGDTVADWSDIIGDIGKSQRQVTFTTQHGDVVVPLTDQVTPATVANAIDYRVAPVMDSIIAGGPAARGGMQPGDSIVAIDGEAMPGFAELVARVSAAANVPLVVQVSRGGRLLDLRITPRPTPVTDPVTGAVDTVGRIGVAQRELVRRVPLSAAQAVSNGTRATWAMGGAVVGTVHDLMTRKVSVTELGGPIAITRASVQAARSGMESLFYLIALLSINVAVLNLLPIPILDGGQIVMNVIETAKGSPFSARTRENILRVGLLAIALLFAIVMFNDTKAWLGRFFS is encoded by the coding sequence ATGCTAGCGATTCTTGCCCCCCTGCTCGTGTTCGGCCTCGTGATCTTCGTCCACGAGCTGGGCCACTTCCTGGCCGCGAAGGCCGTGGGGGTGTATGCCCCGCGCTTCTCCATCGGGTTCGGGCCGGCCCTCTGGCGCCGCCGGCGCGGCGAGACGGAGTACGTGCTCGCGCTCCTTCCGCTGGGCGGTTACGTGCGGATGGCGTCGCGGCACGACGAGACGGCGGCGTTTCTCGAGGGGGGCAGCGAGGAGCAGAGCGGCCTCAAGGCGGGAGATCCCGGCTACGATCCCGGGGCGATGATCCCGTTCGGCCCGCGCCCCGTGCCCGAGCATCGGTGGTTCGAGTCCAAGCCGCTGCCGGCCCGGCTCTTCATCCTGCTCGCCGGGGTGTCGATGAACGCGATCCTGGCGCTGGTCGTGGCGATCGGGCTGTCCCTGCATTTCGGGCGCGTCGTCGTGCCCACGCGCGTCGTCGGCGCGGTGCGCGTGCCGGTCGAAGCGCCGTCGCTCAAGGCGCTCCTCCCCGGCGACACCATCCTCCGGGTCAACGGAGACACCGTCGCCGACTGGAGCGACATCATCGGCGACATCGGCAAGAGCCAGCGCCAGGTGACGTTCACCACCCAGCACGGCGACGTGGTCGTTCCATTGACCGATCAGGTCACGCCGGCGACGGTGGCCAATGCCATCGACTACCGCGTGGCGCCGGTCATGGATTCGATCATCGCGGGCGGTCCGGCGGCACGCGGGGGCATGCAACCCGGCGACAGCATCGTCGCCATCGACGGCGAGGCGATGCCCGGGTTCGCGGAACTGGTCGCCCGGGTCTCGGCGGCGGCCAACGTGCCGCTCGTCGTCCAGGTGAGTCGCGGGGGCCGTCTCCTGGACCTGCGCATCACGCCGCGCCCTACGCCCGTCACCGACCCGGTCACGGGCGCGGTGGATACGGTGGGGCGCATCGGCGTGGCGCAGCGCGAGCTGGTGCGGCGCGTGCCGCTGAGCGCGGCCCAGGCCGTGAGCAACGGGACCCGCGCCACCTGGGCCATGGGCGGCGCCGTGGTGGGAACGGTCCACGATCTGATGACGCGCAAGGTATCGGTCACGGAGCTCGGCGGGCCGATCGCCATCACGCGGGCGTCGGTGCAGGCGGCGCGGAGCGGGATGGAGAGCCTGTTCTATCTCATCGCGCTTCTCAGCATCAACGTCGCCGTGCTGAACCTGCTGCCCATTCCGATTCTGGATGGGGGGCAGATCGTCATGAACGTGATCGAGACGGCCAAGGGCAGCCCGTTCAGCGCGCGCACGCGGGAGAACATTCTGCGCGTAGGATTGCTGGCGATCGCGCTGCTGTTCGCGATCGTGATGTTCAACGATACGAAGGCGTGGCTGGGCCGGTTCTTCTCCTGA
- the rpsO gene encoding 30S ribosomal protein S15 yields the protein MSFLKSPEIAKYRAHESDTGSTKVQVAVLTERINYLTEHFRAHKKDHHSRRGLLKMVGQRKRLLSYLRRTDVESYRQLVQDLGLRY from the coding sequence ATGTCCTTTCTGAAGTCACCCGAGATCGCGAAGTACAGAGCCCACGAGAGCGACACCGGCTCCACCAAGGTGCAGGTGGCCGTCCTCACGGAGCGCATCAACTACCTGACCGAGCACTTCCGCGCGCACAAGAAGGACCACCACAGCCGGCGCGGCCTGCTGAAGATGGTGGGCCAGCGGAAGCGGTTGCTGAGCTACCTGCGACGGACCGACGTCGAGAGCTATCGCCAGCTGGTTCAGGATCTCGGTCTCCGGTACTAG
- a CDS encoding polyribonucleotide nucleotidyltransferase encodes MMQRIEKIFAGRKLVIETGRMAKQAAGSAVVQFGDTMVIAAVTVSDKRSTLPFFPLLVEYREKTYAAGKIPGGFIKREGRPHDHEILAARVIDRSIRPLFPDGFKNEVQVYIYVVSADQENDADVLALVAASFAINASRIPFMGPIAGVRVGRMEDKWILNPTFQQLEYSDLDLVVAGSDDSIVMVEGGALQVSEDDVVDALQVAHGGIKELIAAQEELLAKIDRPAKMAWVKPELPAGLEARVKKVAEPRIADAINQKDKHTRVQAVERVKDAVAEELTPEFPDNVGDIKGVLDDVEYDALRSQVLDTKLRVDGRKATEVRTITIDTAVLPRAHGSALFTRGQTQALVSVTLGTANDVQRLDTIDEPSESTKSFMLHYNFPPFSTGEVRPMRGTSRREIGHGNLAERALQAMLPPFEEFPYTIRVVSDVLESNGSSSMASICGGSLALFDAGVPMGAPLAGVAMGLIKEGKKYAVLTDILGTEDHLGDMDFKVAGTAQGITSIQMDIKVQGLDLKIMKEALAQAREGRLHILGEMQKALAAPRADLSPYAPRIVTMTINPEKIGDLIGPKGKTIRGIQDETGAELTVDDSGLVTIAAVGGEAMERARQMVQAITAEPVVGEIYEGPVKSTTAFGAFIEIMPGTEGLLHISEMRHGRTDKTEDVVKKGDRVKVKLIERDERGRLRLSMKALQPKPEGTPDEPAAEGQGGEARAESSERGDRGDRGGERHGGRRGGERSRR; translated from the coding sequence ATGATGCAACGCATCGAAAAGATCTTCGCCGGTCGCAAACTCGTCATCGAGACGGGGCGCATGGCGAAGCAGGCGGCCGGATCGGCCGTCGTGCAGTTCGGCGATACCATGGTCATCGCCGCCGTCACGGTGAGCGACAAGCGCAGCACGCTCCCGTTCTTCCCGCTCCTCGTCGAGTATCGCGAGAAGACCTACGCCGCGGGCAAGATCCCGGGCGGGTTCATCAAGCGCGAAGGACGCCCGCACGACCACGAGATCCTCGCGGCGCGCGTGATCGATCGCTCGATCCGTCCGCTGTTCCCGGACGGGTTCAAGAACGAGGTCCAGGTCTACATCTACGTGGTGTCGGCCGACCAGGAGAACGACGCCGACGTGCTCGCGCTCGTCGCCGCCTCGTTCGCGATCAACGCCTCCCGCATCCCGTTCATGGGCCCCATCGCCGGGGTCCGCGTGGGTCGCATGGAGGACAAGTGGATCCTCAACCCCACCTTCCAGCAGCTCGAGTACAGCGACCTGGATCTCGTCGTCGCCGGCTCGGACGACTCGATCGTCATGGTCGAAGGCGGCGCGCTGCAGGTGTCCGAGGATGACGTCGTCGACGCGCTCCAGGTCGCCCATGGCGGCATCAAGGAGCTGATCGCGGCCCAGGAAGAGCTGCTCGCCAAGATCGACCGCCCGGCCAAGATGGCGTGGGTCAAGCCCGAACTTCCCGCCGGCCTCGAGGCCCGCGTCAAGAAGGTGGCCGAGCCGCGCATCGCCGACGCGATCAACCAGAAGGACAAGCACACCCGCGTCCAGGCCGTGGAACGCGTCAAGGACGCGGTGGCCGAGGAACTCACGCCCGAATTCCCCGACAACGTCGGCGACATCAAGGGCGTGCTCGACGACGTCGAGTACGACGCGCTGCGCTCGCAGGTCCTCGACACCAAGCTCCGCGTCGACGGCCGCAAGGCCACCGAGGTGCGGACGATCACGATCGACACCGCGGTGCTGCCGCGGGCTCACGGCTCGGCCCTGTTCACGCGCGGCCAGACCCAGGCCCTGGTGAGCGTCACGCTCGGCACGGCCAACGACGTGCAGCGGCTCGACACGATCGACGAGCCGTCCGAGTCCACCAAGTCGTTCATGCTCCACTACAACTTCCCGCCGTTCTCCACGGGCGAGGTCCGGCCCATGCGCGGCACGTCGCGCCGCGAGATCGGCCACGGGAATCTGGCCGAGCGCGCCCTCCAGGCGATGCTCCCGCCGTTTGAAGAGTTCCCGTATACCATCCGCGTCGTGTCCGACGTGCTCGAGTCCAACGGGTCGTCGTCCATGGCGTCGATCTGCGGCGGCTCGCTGGCCCTGTTCGACGCCGGCGTCCCGATGGGCGCGCCGCTGGCCGGCGTGGCGATGGGCCTGATCAAGGAAGGCAAGAAGTACGCCGTCCTCACCGATATCCTGGGCACCGAGGACCACCTCGGCGACATGGACTTCAAGGTGGCCGGCACCGCCCAGGGGATCACGTCCATCCAGATGGACATCAAGGTCCAGGGCCTCGACCTCAAGATCATGAAGGAAGCCCTCGCGCAGGCGCGTGAAGGCCGCCTCCATATCCTCGGCGAGATGCAGAAGGCGCTGGCGGCCCCGCGGGCCGACCTGTCGCCGTACGCGCCCCGCATCGTCACGATGACGATCAACCCCGAGAAGATCGGCGACCTCATCGGCCCCAAGGGCAAGACCATCCGCGGCATCCAGGACGAGACGGGCGCCGAACTCACGGTGGACGACTCCGGCCTGGTCACGATCGCCGCCGTCGGCGGCGAGGCCATGGAACGGGCGCGCCAGATGGTGCAGGCGATCACCGCCGAGCCGGTGGTGGGCGAGATCTACGAGGGCCCCGTCAAGTCCACGACGGCGTTCGGCGCGTTCATCGAGATCATGCCGGGCACCGAAGGCCTCCTGCACATCTCCGAGATGCGCCACGGCCGCACGGACAAGACCGAGGACGTGGTCAAGAAGGGCGACCGCGTGAAGGTCAAGCTCATCGAACGCGATGAGCGCGGACGCCTGCGCCTGTCGATGAAGGCGCTGCAGCCCAAGCCCGAAGGCACACCGGACGAGCCGGCGGCCGAGGGTCAGGGCGGCGAAGCGCGTGCCGAATCCTCGGAGCGCGGGGATCGCGGCGATCGCGGGGGCGAACGTCACGGCGGGCGCCGCGGCGGCGAGCGTTCGCGGCGCTAG
- a CDS encoding pitrilysin family protein: MTAPERHGDTQFRRTVLSNGLTVLSEQMPGVRSVSFGAWVRSASVHERADEMGVSHLLEHMVFKGTARRSAAEIALSLEAVGGGLDAYTSREHTVFQARVLDAHLDLAADVIADMMFQPALREEDLALERRVVLEEIAMVDDTPDDLVFELHNEALWGAHPFGYSILGTRETVSGLGTRELRALHERAYHPEHIVVSAAGSVDHDQLLAALDATGWTARPRGGTPRPVAPPVSIVAPASRHVDREGAQTHLVVGSRAMAHHDPRRHALVLVSMLMGGGMSSRLFQRVREELGLAYAVYTFQSLHELAGIHGVYVGTGPETAGPALEAITAELGRVAAEGIPEAELAMGKEQLKGQLVLSLESPGARMYRAASVELYDEPYRTLDELLAQVDAVEPATVAQVAREFFDPAAQTVLSLGPTRAD, from the coding sequence GTGACTGCACCCGAGCGTCACGGCGACACGCAGTTCCGGCGCACCGTACTCTCGAATGGACTGACCGTACTCTCGGAGCAGATGCCGGGAGTACGGTCGGTGTCGTTCGGGGCCTGGGTGCGGTCGGCCTCGGTCCACGAGCGGGCCGACGAGATGGGGGTGTCGCACCTCCTCGAGCACATGGTGTTCAAGGGCACGGCGCGCCGGAGCGCCGCCGAGATCGCGCTGTCCCTGGAAGCCGTCGGGGGCGGGCTCGATGCGTACACGTCGCGCGAACACACCGTGTTCCAGGCCCGCGTCCTCGACGCGCACCTGGACCTCGCGGCCGACGTGATCGCCGACATGATGTTCCAGCCGGCGCTGCGCGAGGAAGATCTGGCGCTCGAGCGGCGGGTGGTGCTCGAGGAGATCGCGATGGTCGACGACACCCCGGACGATCTCGTGTTCGAGCTGCACAACGAGGCCCTCTGGGGCGCGCACCCGTTCGGGTATTCCATCCTCGGCACGCGCGAGACCGTGTCCGGGCTCGGCACGCGCGAGCTCCGGGCCCTCCACGAGCGCGCGTATCACCCGGAGCACATCGTCGTATCGGCCGCCGGAAGCGTGGATCACGACCAGCTGCTCGCGGCGCTCGATGCCACGGGATGGACGGCGAGGCCCAGAGGCGGCACGCCGCGTCCGGTGGCGCCCCCGGTGTCCATCGTCGCTCCGGCGTCGCGCCACGTGGATCGCGAGGGCGCCCAGACGCACCTCGTGGTGGGATCCCGCGCCATGGCGCACCACGACCCGCGCCGTCACGCGCTGGTGCTGGTGAGCATGCTGATGGGTGGCGGGATGAGCTCGCGCCTGTTCCAGCGAGTGCGCGAGGAACTGGGCCTCGCCTACGCGGTGTACACCTTCCAGTCGCTGCATGAGCTGGCCGGCATCCACGGGGTGTACGTGGGGACGGGGCCCGAGACGGCCGGACCGGCCCTGGAGGCGATAACCGCCGAGCTCGGGCGCGTGGCCGCGGAAGGCATCCCCGAGGCGGAGCTGGCCATGGGCAAGGAGCAGCTCAAGGGGCAGTTGGTGCTGTCCCTGGAGAGCCCGGGGGCGCGGATGTACCGGGCGGCGTCGGTGGAGCTCTACGACGAGCCGTACCGCACGCTGGACGAGCTGCTCGCCCAGGTGGACGCGGTGGAGCCGGCGACGGTGGCCCAGGTGGCCCGGGAGTTCTTCGACCCGGCGGCGCAGACGGTGCTCTCGCTGGGGCCCACGCGGGCGGATTGA
- the ald gene encoding alanine dehydrogenase has translation MKIGVPKEIKTNENRIALVPAGAEALVSAGHSVLVEAGAGLGSGFPDDMYTTVGAKLAPDAATVWRDSDMIMKVKEPIEPEWKHMRRGQLIFTYFHFAADERLTRAHMDSGAVCVAYETVELPNHDLPLLIPMSEVAGRMAVQEGAKYLEKLYGGRGVLLGGVPGVAPAKVVILGGGVVGTNAAKMAAGMGAKVIILDLSLDRLRYLSDVMPANVQLIHSNRHNILEAIETADLVVGGVLIAGAKAPKLVRREDLKRMRPGSVIVDVAIDQGGCVETIHATTHENPTYVVDGVIHYGVANMPGGVPRTSTLALTNATLPYAAQLANKGWKQALTDNAALLKGLNVADGHVTYQAVAEAFGLPYVEAAKFLG, from the coding sequence ATGAAAATTGGCGTTCCGAAGGAAATCAAAACGAACGAGAACCGCATCGCGCTGGTTCCGGCGGGCGCCGAAGCGCTCGTGAGCGCGGGCCATTCCGTGCTGGTCGAGGCCGGCGCCGGGCTTGGCAGCGGGTTCCCCGACGATATGTACACGACGGTGGGCGCGAAGCTCGCCCCCGACGCCGCCACGGTGTGGCGCGACAGCGACATGATCATGAAGGTCAAGGAGCCGATCGAGCCGGAGTGGAAGCACATGCGGCGCGGCCAGCTCATCTTCACGTACTTCCACTTCGCCGCCGACGAGCGCCTGACCAGAGCCCACATGGACAGTGGCGCCGTGTGCGTGGCCTACGAGACCGTGGAGCTGCCCAACCACGACCTGCCGCTGCTCATCCCGATGTCCGAGGTGGCGGGCCGGATGGCGGTGCAGGAGGGCGCCAAGTACCTCGAGAAGCTCTACGGAGGGCGCGGGGTGCTGCTCGGCGGCGTGCCGGGCGTGGCGCCGGCCAAGGTCGTGATCCTGGGCGGTGGCGTGGTGGGCACCAATGCCGCCAAGATGGCCGCCGGGATGGGCGCCAAGGTGATCATCCTCGACCTGTCGTTGGATCGGCTCCGCTATCTCAGCGACGTCATGCCGGCCAACGTGCAGCTCATCCACTCCAACCGGCACAACATCCTCGAAGCCATCGAGACGGCCGACCTCGTGGTGGGCGGCGTGCTCATCGCGGGCGCCAAGGCGCCCAAACTGGTCCGTCGCGAGGATCTGAAGCGGATGCGCCCCGGCTCCGTGATCGTGGATGTGGCGATCGATCAGGGCGGGTGCGTGGAGACGATCCATGCGACCACGCACGAGAATCCCACCTACGTGGTGGACGGGGTCATCCACTACGGCGTGGCCAACATGCCGGGCGGCGTGCCGCGCACGTCCACCCTGGCGCTGACCAACGCGACGCTGCCCTACGCGGCGCAGCTGGCCAACAAGGGCTGGAAACAGGCCCTCACGGACAATGCCGCCCTGCTCAAGGGTCTGAACGTGGCGGATGGGCACGTGACGTACCAGGCGGTGGCGGAGGCGTTCGGGCTGCCATACGTCGAGGCCGCCAAGTTCCTCGGCTGA
- a CDS encoding rod shape-determining protein, with translation MRWPFFKAGSLFPANAIGVDLGTANTLIYVKGEGIVLNEPSVVAIDRETKKIKGVGLEAKRMLGRTPDGVIAVRPMKDGVIADFDVTEKMLRYFLTLIIENHVFKVKPRVIVCVPSGITEVEKRAVRDSAMGAGAKEVFMVAEPMAAAIGVGLPVETPTGNMVIDIGGGTTEIAVIALSGIVSDTSIRTGGDELDIAIVQFLRKNYNLLIGEPTAEQVKIQIGSAAPVGDEREMDVKGRDLVSGIPKTVRVHSSEIREAIQEPIQQIVDAVRRALEITPPELASDIVDRGIVMTGGGALIRGLDLLLSQETSLPIHVDEDPLTCVVRGTGRILDDEEKYWSVLSS, from the coding sequence ATGCGCTGGCCTTTCTTCAAAGCGGGCTCTCTCTTTCCCGCAAATGCGATCGGTGTCGATCTCGGCACGGCCAATACCCTGATCTACGTCAAGGGTGAGGGCATCGTACTCAACGAGCCTTCCGTCGTCGCGATCGATCGCGAGACGAAGAAGATCAAGGGTGTGGGGCTCGAAGCCAAACGCATGCTCGGCCGCACGCCGGACGGCGTGATCGCCGTGCGCCCGATGAAGGACGGCGTGATCGCCGACTTCGACGTGACGGAGAAGATGCTGCGCTACTTCCTCACGCTGATCATCGAGAACCACGTGTTCAAGGTGAAGCCGCGCGTGATCGTGTGCGTGCCGTCCGGTATTACAGAAGTAGAAAAACGCGCCGTCCGTGATTCGGCGATGGGCGCCGGCGCGAAGGAAGTATTCATGGTGGCCGAGCCGATGGCGGCGGCGATCGGCGTCGGCCTTCCCGTGGAGACGCCCACCGGCAACATGGTCATCGACATCGGCGGCGGCACCACGGAGATCGCCGTGATCGCGCTCTCCGGCATCGTCAGCGACACCTCGATCCGCACCGGGGGCGACGAACTGGACATCGCCATCGTCCAGTTCCTGCGCAAGAACTACAACCTGCTGATCGGCGAGCCCACGGCCGAGCAGGTGAAGATCCAGATCGGCTCGGCGGCGCCGGTGGGCGACGAGCGCGAGATGGACGTGAAGGGACGCGACCTCGTGTCGGGCATCCCGAAGACGGTGCGGGTCCATTCCAGTGAAATCCGCGAGGCGATCCAGGAGCCGATCCAGCAGATCGTCGATGCCGTGCGGCGGGCGCTCGAGATCACGCCGCCGGAACTGGCCAGCGACATCGTCGATCGCGGCATCGTGATGACCGGCGGCGGCGCGCTGATCCGCGGCCTCGATCTGCTGCTCAGCCAGGAGACGAGCCTGCCGATCCACGTGGACGAGGATCCGCTGACCTGCGTCGTGCGGGGGACGGGGCGCATCCTCGACGACGAAGAGAAGTACTGGTCCGTCCTCAGTAGCTGA
- the mreC gene encoding rod shape-determining protein MreC, producing MARAARSGTRVDVGVLVVCVVLSLLTLALPQPMRAPVAAALRRTLMSPLVTVQRGAAQWRVAWMESERLAIGRDSLAIDAADAHALRLENDRLRGLLGMGSRLRWGFVPAEALQENGRPGDVITSLVLSAGSRAGITTYSPVVAPEGVVGLVQTADPATSIVMLFSHPDFRVSAMTADGSVFGIVYPHIGAGSAGYLLELRNVVFRTLLKPGAEIITSGLGGTFPRGIPVGTVIAEIRNTEGWSRTYLVRPAVNPADVTSVMVLTPQRASQGVGNVWATAAGADSAQARITTVSDSLARAVARLEAARRQAAADSAAGHPARPDSGRGGR from the coding sequence GTGGCCCGCGCTGCCCGCTCCGGCACCCGCGTCGACGTCGGCGTCCTCGTGGTGTGCGTCGTGCTGTCGCTGCTCACGTTGGCCCTGCCGCAGCCCATGCGCGCGCCCGTCGCGGCGGCGCTGCGCCGCACCCTCATGTCGCCGCTCGTGACCGTGCAGCGCGGGGCGGCGCAGTGGCGCGTGGCATGGATGGAGTCGGAGCGCCTCGCCATCGGCCGCGATTCGCTGGCCATCGACGCCGCCGATGCCCATGCCCTGCGACTCGAGAACGACCGGTTGCGCGGACTCCTGGGCATGGGGAGCAGGCTGCGGTGGGGGTTCGTGCCGGCCGAGGCCCTGCAGGAGAACGGGCGCCCGGGCGACGTCATCACGTCGCTCGTGTTGAGCGCCGGCAGTCGCGCCGGCATCACGACGTACAGCCCCGTGGTGGCGCCCGAGGGCGTCGTCGGCCTGGTGCAGACCGCCGACCCCGCGACGAGCATCGTCATGCTCTTCTCGCATCCCGATTTTCGGGTGAGCGCCATGACCGCCGACGGCAGCGTGTTCGGCATCGTGTATCCGCACATCGGCGCCGGATCGGCCGGATATCTGCTGGAACTGCGGAACGTGGTCTTCCGGACCCTGCTCAAGCCCGGCGCGGAGATCATCACCTCGGGACTCGGCGGCACGTTCCCGCGGGGCATTCCGGTAGGCACCGTGATCGCCGAGATCCGGAACACGGAGGGCTGGTCGCGCACGTATCTCGTGCGCCCGGCGGTGAATCCCGCCGACGTGACCTCGGTGATGGTGCTCACCCCACAGCGTGCCTCGCAGGGCGTGGGGAACGTGTGGGCCACCGCGGCCGGCGCCGATTCGGCGCAGGCCCGGATCACCACGGTGTCCGATTCGCTGGCCCGAGCGGTGGCGCGGCTCGAAGCGGCGCGGCGCCAGGCCGCGGCCGACAGCGCGGCGGGCCACCCGGCGCGCCCCGACAGCGGGCGAGGCGGCCGGTGA
- the mreD gene encoding rod shape-determining protein MreD, which produces MSAARVVRTTIVVGALVVLQFALEPLMPWRVSADFMVIALLYGAVRMRPGAAAVLGFSLGLVTDSLTLGGFGAGALALTVVGFSASWLKALFFADNLALNAFFLFLGKWAFDLVYVLAMHNLSLGAMLAQLFIWSVLSAAVTAVAGVVLMAILRPLDAARRA; this is translated from the coding sequence GTGAGCGCCGCCCGCGTGGTGCGAACCACGATCGTCGTCGGCGCGCTGGTGGTGCTCCAGTTCGCGCTCGAGCCGCTCATGCCCTGGCGCGTGTCGGCCGACTTCATGGTCATCGCGCTGCTGTACGGCGCGGTGCGCATGCGCCCCGGAGCGGCGGCCGTGCTCGGGTTCTCGCTCGGCCTGGTGACCGATTCGCTCACGCTCGGCGGGTTCGGCGCCGGCGCGCTGGCCCTGACGGTGGTCGGATTCTCGGCGTCGTGGCTCAAGGCGTTGTTCTTCGCCGACAATCTCGCGCTCAATGCCTTCTTCCTCTTCCTCGGCAAGTGGGCGTTCGATCTGGTGTACGTGTTGGCCATGCACAACCTGTCGTTGGGGGCAATGCTCGCGCAGCTGTTCATCTGGTCGGTGCTCTCGGCCGCGGTGACCGCGGTGGCGGGCGTGGTGTTGATGGCGATTCTGCGGCCGCTGGACGCGGCCCGCCGCGCGTGA